The Candidatus Thorarchaeota archaeon genomic interval CTTGCGCGTGGAATGTGGAGGATGGCCCGTTGCAACGCTATAGTGAAACGACTCTCTGCTGTCGAGACACTTGGGACGACCAGCGTAATCTGTACCGACAAGACAGGAACCCTCACAGAAGGCCGGATGACTGTAACCGAAATCGCGCTTTCTGATGGTTCGATGAAGGTCACCGGAAAAGGAATGGACCTAGAAGGGGAATTCCTTCGCAATCAGGAATCCGTTGATCCCAAAGAAGATACTGTGTTACGCACACTACTTGAGATTGGTATATTTGCCAACAGGACATCTACTGAAATCGAAGACATCGAAGAGGACGATATATCTGTTGGAGACCCCCTTGATATTGCCCTCGTGGTAGCTGCACGAAAGGCTGGTATCGACCCCAACAAGCGTTTCGAAGAGGCTCCACAGGTCAAAAAGAAAGCCTTTGACCCCGAACTGAAAATGATGGCGAGCTACAATCGAGACGGCGAAAAAATCAGAGTTTCTGTGAAGGGAGCACCTGAGGCTGTCTTGGAGTCCTGTTCAAAGATTCTTACTCGCGACGGAATCATAAAGCTCGGCAAGGAGGAACGAGAGACATGGATGCAACGGAATCAGGATCTTGCAGCTGATGGACTCCGTGTTATCGCATTCGGACAGAAAACGGTGGAGAGCAAAGATGCGGAACCCTATTCGGATTTGACATTTATTGGCTTGGCAGGACTCCTAGACCCCGCCCGTGAGGACGTGCAGGACGCAATTCTGGCCTGCAAAAACGCTGGTATCCGGGTCGTGATGGTAACGGGCGATCATCCAGAAACGGCAAAGAAAATCGCAAAAGAAGTCGGTCTCATTGAGGAAAACGGAATTCGTATCATAACAGGAAAAGAACTGGAAAGTCCCGACGAGATGTCCGAAGAAGAACACAGGAACGCACTTGATGCAACGGTCACTGCCAGGGTCTCTCCAAAGCAGAAACTTGACCTCATCGAGCTCTATCAGGATCAGAACAGAGTTGTTGCCATGACAGGCGATGGGGTTAATGATGCCCCGGCTCTCAAGAAGGCAGACATAGGCGTCGCAATGGGCAAGCGGGGCACAGAGGTTGCACAGGAAGCTGCTGATTTCGTACTCCGCGATGATAGGTTCTCCACCATCGTTGCTGCTATCGAAGAGGGGCGTGTGATTTTCAACAACATCAGGAAGTTTGTGCTGTATCTGCTTTCATGCAACATAAGTGAAATTCTGGCGATTGCGCTTTTCTCACTGCTCCCAATCCCACTACCGATTCATCCATTGCAGATTCTGTTTCTCAATCTGGTCACCGATGTGTTTCCAGCTCTGGCGCTTGGTGTCGGTGAAGGTGATCCATCAGTCATGGATCGTGAGCCAAGGCGAGCAGACGAACCCATCGTCAATCGCGGCCACTGGCTTTCCATTGGAGCATACGGGTCTTTGATTACAGGAACGGTGGT includes:
- a CDS encoding cation-translocating P-type ATPase — its product is MTEEKDPIEHPWSKSANEVLAELDVDAQEGLSGKEFEKRLQEHGKNRLREVAKRSILDILVGQFKSLMVVILLIASILAFIFGNTIDSLAIGVVIVINAGVGFATELRAVRSMESLQELGKVKAKVRRGGNIQEIDGENIVPGDIVLIEGGDVLTADLRLVETSKLQVNEAALTGESVPVGKDTESVDADTPVADRTSMAFKGTAVTRGSATGVVVRTGMQTEIGVISSMVQRAEEEVTPLERRLNNLGNELLWVTLVIGALVTAIGVFSGKELFLMIETGVALAVATVPEGLPLVATLGLARGMWRMARCNAIVKRLSAVETLGTTSVICTDKTGTLTEGRMTVTEIALSDGSMKVTGKGMDLEGEFLRNQESVDPKEDTVLRTLLEIGIFANRTSTEIEDIEEDDISVGDPLDIALVVAARKAGIDPNKRFEEAPQVKKKAFDPELKMMASYNRDGEKIRVSVKGAPEAVLESCSKILTRDGIIKLGKEERETWMQRNQDLAADGLRVIAFGQKTVESKDAEPYSDLTFIGLAGLLDPAREDVQDAILACKNAGIRVVMVTGDHPETAKKIAKEVGLIEENGIRIITGKELESPDEMSEEEHRNALDATVTARVSPKQKLDLIELYQDQNRVVAMTGDGVNDAPALKKADIGVAMGKRGTEVAQEAADFVLRDDRFSTIVAAIEEGRVIFNNIRKFVLYLLSCNISEILAIALFSLLPIPLPIHPLQILFLNLVTDVFPALALGVGEGDPSVMDREPRRADEPIVNRGHWLSIGAYGSLITGTVVTSFAIASAVLGLPPAVSGTVAFLTLGFAQLWHVFNMRMPESGLLKNEVTTNAYVWLAIAISIPLLILPVYVPGLSGLLRIVNPGLVGWALIFLMSTVPLVVGQLWKVTRKHHPESLRFQ